A genomic window from Leptolyngbya sp. BL0902 includes:
- a CDS encoding 2-hydroxyacid dehydrogenase, whose protein sequence is MKVAVFSTKPYDQLSFEQANAPYGHEFTFLEARLTSHTVSLAREAEAEAVCVFINDEVNRRVLEKLVNQGIRLVALRCAGFNNVDLVAAKELGITVVRVPAYSPYAVAEHAAGLILMLNRRLYRAYNRVRDDNFALNGLLGFDLHGKTVGIIGTGKIGQCFAQIMHGFGCRLLAYDVYPNQSCIDLGVTYVELPDLFAQADVISLHCPLLPATYHLINDETIQQMKPGVMLINTSRGALMDTKAVIEGIKSGQIGYLGTDVYEEEEDLFFEDLSDTIIQDDTFQLLQSFSNVVITAHQAFFTKEALGNIADTTLANISTFAAGEPCPNEVK, encoded by the coding sequence ATGAAAGTTGCGGTTTTTAGCACCAAGCCCTACGACCAACTCTCCTTTGAGCAGGCCAATGCCCCCTACGGCCACGAGTTCACCTTCCTTGAAGCTCGTCTGACCTCCCACACGGTCTCCCTGGCCCGCGAGGCCGAGGCCGAGGCGGTGTGCGTGTTCATCAACGACGAGGTGAACCGCAGAGTCTTGGAAAAACTGGTGAATCAGGGCATTCGGCTGGTGGCCCTACGCTGTGCCGGGTTTAACAATGTGGACTTGGTGGCCGCCAAGGAATTGGGGATTACGGTGGTGCGGGTGCCAGCCTATTCGCCCTATGCGGTGGCCGAGCACGCGGCGGGGTTGATCCTAATGCTTAACCGCCGACTCTATCGGGCCTACAACCGCGTGCGCGACGACAACTTTGCCCTCAACGGCCTACTGGGGTTTGACCTCCACGGCAAAACCGTGGGCATCATTGGCACCGGGAAAATTGGCCAATGCTTTGCCCAAATTATGCACGGTTTTGGCTGTCGGCTGCTGGCCTACGACGTTTACCCCAACCAGTCCTGTATCGACCTGGGCGTTACCTACGTTGAGCTACCCGACCTATTCGCCCAGGCAGATGTGATTTCTCTGCACTGCCCCCTGCTGCCCGCCACCTACCACCTGATCAACGACGAAACCATCCAGCAAATGAAGCCGGGGGTGATGCTGATTAACACCAGTCGTGGGGCGCTGATGGACACCAAGGCGGTGATCGAAGGAATTAAGTCGGGCCAGATTGGCTACCTGGGCACCGATGTCTATGAGGAAGAAGAGGATCTCTTTTTTGAAGACCTCTCAGACACCATCATCCAAGACGACACCTTCCAACTGTTGCAGTCCTTCTCCAACGTGGTGATCACGGCCCACCAAGCCTTTTTTACCAAAGAAGCCCTGGGCAACATTGCCGACACAACGCTGGCTAACATCAGCACCTTTGCAGCCGGAGAACCCTGCCCCAACGAAGTCAAGTAA
- a CDS encoding metal ABC transporter ATP-binding protein has translation MLEVHNLSVHYRGVSALRQVSVALAPGELVGLVGPNGAGKSTFIKALLGLVPHQGRVMFQGVPLRRRRRAVAYLPQRSRIDWDYPITAWNVALMAQAALAGWFKAPNRQAKQRVTVALERVDMLHLAHRPIGELSGGQQQRVFLARALAQDADLLLLDEPFTAIDKKTEALMLSIFAELKAQGKTLVVCSHEWGEALHRYDRLLLLNRTLLANDVPQAVMTFENIQRAYGQTLTSEPTQPAYAEFFC, from the coding sequence ATGCTAGAAGTTCACAACCTATCCGTCCACTATCGAGGCGTCTCTGCTCTGCGGCAGGTGTCTGTGGCGCTGGCTCCGGGGGAGCTAGTGGGCTTAGTAGGGCCAAATGGGGCTGGGAAAAGCACGTTTATTAAGGCGCTGCTGGGGTTGGTGCCCCACCAGGGCCGGGTGATGTTCCAGGGGGTGCCCCTGCGGCGGCGGCGGCGGGCGGTAGCCTATCTGCCCCAGCGATCCCGCATTGACTGGGACTACCCCATCACCGCTTGGAATGTGGCCCTGATGGCTCAAGCGGCCCTAGCAGGTTGGTTTAAAGCCCCTAACCGTCAGGCTAAACAGCGCGTCACCGTGGCCCTAGAGCGGGTGGATATGCTGCACTTGGCCCATCGGCCCATTGGCGAACTTTCTGGAGGACAACAGCAGCGGGTGTTTTTGGCCCGTGCCCTAGCCCAGGACGCTGACCTACTGCTGCTGGATGAGCCTTTCACAGCCATCGACAAAAAGACTGAAGCCCTGATGCTCAGCATTTTTGCTGAACTCAAGGCCCAGGGCAAAACCCTAGTCGTATGCAGCCACGAATGGGGTGAGGCGCTGCACCGCTATGATCGACTACTGCTGTTGAACCGCACCCTGCTGGCCAATGATGTGCCCCAGGCGGTGATGACCTTTGAAAACATCCAGCGGGCCTACGGTCAGACCCTGACTTCAGAACCTACGCAGCCAGCCTACGCCGAGTTTTTCTGCTAG